In Mobula birostris isolate sMobBir1 chromosome 12, sMobBir1.hap1, whole genome shotgun sequence, one genomic interval encodes:
- the LOC140205948 gene encoding GTP-binding protein Di-Ras2-like, producing the protein MPEQSNDYRVVVFGAAGVGKSSLVLRFVRGTFRETYIPTVEDTYRQVISCDKNICTLQITDTTGSHQFPAMQRLSISKGHAFILVYSVTSRQSMEELQPIYEQICEIKGNIQNIPIMLVGNKRDETQREVEATEGEALASKWMCSFMETSAKLNHNVQELFQELLNLEKRRAVSLQVDGKKSKQQKKRDKLKRKCSLM; encoded by the coding sequence ATGCCGGAGCAAAGCAATGATTATAGGGTGGTTGTATTTGGAGCAGCAGGAGTTGGGAAAAGCTCTTTAGTTCTCCGCTTTGTTAGAGGGACTTTCAGAGAAACCTATATTCCAACAGTTGAAGATACATATAGGCAGGTGATCAGCTGTGATAAGAATATATGTACACTACAAATCACGGACACTACAGGAAGCCATCAGTTTCCTGCAATGCAGAGGTTGTCCATTTCCAAAGGGCATGCATTCATTCTGGTGTACTCTGTGACCAGCAGGCAATCCATGGAAGAATTGCAACCCATCTATGAGCAAATATGTGAAATCAAAGGAAACATTCAAAATATCCCCATCATGTTAGTGGGTAACAAGAGAGATGAGACTCAGAGAGAAGTGGAGGCCACCGAGGGAGAAGCACTGGCCTCGAAGTGGATGTGTTCTTTCATGGAGACCTCGGCCAAACTAAACCACAATGTGCAGGAACTTTTCCAAGAGTTGCTTAATTTGGAAAAGCGGAGAGCAGTAAGCCTCCAAGTGGATGGAAAGAAATCCAAACAACAGAAAAAACGAGACAAACTGAAAAGAAAATGTTCCCTGATGTGA